In Streptomyces sp. NBC_00433, a single genomic region encodes these proteins:
- a CDS encoding glycoside hydrolase family 15 protein: MDRYPPIADHGLVGDLQTAALVSSQGVVDWFAAPRFDSPTVFAALLDHDRGGHFRIAPEHPDLSCKQLYYPDTAILVTRFMSPDGVGEVVDFMPPDRTREPTDRHTLVRLVRAVRGTVEFALECRPRFDYGRAEHRLDMSHDEARFHAPGADAFLRTTFPLEGDGRDVRGTVRLDAGQSAGAVFTVCAPGGDAPEPLTVEWVCAQVDEVGRFWQDWLRQSRYRGRWPELVHRSVITLKLLTYAPSGALVAAATMGLPEQVGGERNWDYRFTWVRDGSLSVRAMLDLGFTDEATAFVHWLVARLRERQGNGDEPLRTMYRVDGDPDLPEETLDHFEGYRGSAPVRIGNGAADQLQLDIYGEAVYAVSQSRDLGQQATYEGWKSFAGTLDWLADHWDRPDEGIWETRGGREDFTYSRVMSWAAFDHGLALAERFRRPADIGKWRAARDAAFEQVMARGWSDKEQAFVQHYGGHVLDASLLLMPRVGFLGSKDPLWLSTLDAMDRKLVSDSLVHRYDPAASPDGLRGSEGTFSLCTFLYVDALARAGRLDQARYTFEKMQTYANHVGLFAEEISPSGEQLGNFPQAFTHLALIMAAGTLDDALDAEQGR, from the coding sequence ATGGACCGCTATCCGCCGATCGCCGACCACGGCCTCGTCGGCGACCTGCAGACGGCCGCGCTCGTCTCGTCCCAGGGCGTGGTCGACTGGTTCGCGGCGCCGCGATTCGACTCGCCCACCGTTTTCGCCGCGCTGCTCGACCACGACCGCGGCGGGCACTTCCGTATCGCGCCCGAGCATCCCGACCTCAGCTGCAAGCAGCTCTACTACCCGGACACGGCGATCCTGGTGACGCGGTTCATGTCGCCGGACGGGGTGGGCGAGGTCGTCGACTTCATGCCCCCTGACCGGACCCGTGAGCCGACCGACCGGCACACGCTCGTCCGCCTGGTCCGGGCGGTGCGCGGGACGGTCGAGTTCGCCCTGGAGTGCCGGCCGCGCTTCGACTACGGACGGGCCGAGCACCGGCTCGACATGAGCCACGACGAAGCCCGCTTCCACGCGCCCGGGGCCGACGCCTTCCTCCGGACGACCTTCCCGCTCGAAGGCGACGGCAGGGACGTACGCGGCACCGTCCGGCTGGACGCGGGGCAGAGCGCGGGCGCGGTCTTCACCGTCTGCGCGCCGGGCGGCGACGCGCCCGAGCCCCTCACGGTCGAGTGGGTCTGCGCGCAGGTCGACGAGGTCGGACGGTTCTGGCAGGACTGGCTGCGCCAGTCGCGCTACCGGGGCCGGTGGCCCGAGCTGGTGCACCGCTCGGTGATCACCCTCAAGCTGCTGACGTACGCCCCGAGCGGCGCCCTGGTCGCGGCGGCCACCATGGGCCTGCCCGAGCAGGTGGGCGGGGAGCGCAACTGGGACTACCGCTTCACCTGGGTACGCGACGGCTCGCTCTCGGTGCGGGCCATGCTCGACCTGGGCTTCACCGACGAGGCCACCGCTTTCGTGCACTGGCTGGTGGCGCGGCTGCGGGAACGCCAGGGCAACGGGGACGAGCCCCTGCGGACGATGTACCGCGTCGACGGCGATCCCGACCTGCCCGAGGAGACCCTGGACCACTTCGAGGGCTATCGGGGCTCCGCGCCCGTACGCATCGGCAACGGCGCCGCCGACCAGCTCCAGCTCGACATCTACGGCGAGGCCGTCTACGCGGTCTCCCAGAGCCGGGATCTCGGACAGCAGGCCACCTACGAGGGGTGGAAGAGCTTCGCCGGGACCCTGGACTGGCTGGCCGACCACTGGGACCGCCCGGACGAGGGCATCTGGGAGACCCGCGGCGGCCGCGAGGACTTCACCTACAGCCGGGTGATGTCCTGGGCGGCTTTCGACCACGGCCTGGCCCTGGCCGAGCGCTTCCGCAGGCCGGCCGACATCGGCAAGTGGCGTGCGGCGCGCGACGCCGCCTTCGAGCAGGTCATGGCCCGCGGCTGGAGCGACAAGGAGCAGGCCTTCGTCCAGCACTACGGCGGCCATGTGCTGGACGCCTCGCTGCTGCTGATGCCGAGGGTCGGCTTCCTCGGCTCCAAGGACCCGCTGTGGCTGTCGACGCTCGACGCCATGGACCGCAAGCTCGTCTCCGACAGCCTCGTCCACCGCTACGACCCGGCCGCCTCGCCGGACGGGCTGCGCGGCTCGGAAGGCACCTTCAGCCTCTGCACCTTCCTCTACGTCGACGCGCTGGCCCGCGCGGGACGGCTGGACCAGGCGCGGTACACCTTCGAGAAGATGCAGACCTACGCCAACCATGTGGGCCTGTTCGCCGAGGAGATCAGTCCGAGCGGTGAGCAACTGGGCAACTTCCCGCAGGCCTTCACCCATCTGGCGCTCATCATGGCCGCCGGCACCCTCGACGACGCCCTCGACGCGGAGCAGGGGCGCTGA